In a single window of the Oscillatoria sp. FACHB-1407 genome:
- a CDS encoding tetratricopeptide repeat protein: MKTQHWGWLLTSCLWLAIAPGAVAQSPSPTATTPTTTSPTTTSPMPSPISPQDELEQLREEKRMEALLEEELKNNAGVRDMVQDEVDRAYSANTILLNILLTVLTLTPIVIAIASFWLRQGIVQEAVAETRKVLREEVEKQLSEEAHNSVVEQIVSETIKRLQQEEQQARQAVEEVKQQLNELQVEFSKQLSILQLQTAEALNAQPLKAQLLQEIDELTPSPAHVDSVPTDIQQRIQELTEELVKLQSTTPKLLLTASDYVKQGEAFYFEGRYQDALESYREAIRLKSDDPEIWINQAISLRRLGQYEQAIASHDKAIELRPDYRRAWYTKGYTLRVYGRYEDAIACFDRAIELDPQAYRSWDNRGSILKELGRYEEAIASYDKAIEIQPDYAKAWNHKARCYAQWGKIDLALESLSKSIDLNPEYRQLALTEADFNSIRQHPQFEALIHPSAVEV, encoded by the coding sequence ATGAAGACTCAACATTGGGGATGGTTGTTAACGAGTTGTTTGTGGTTAGCGATCGCTCCAGGTGCCGTTGCTCAAAGTCCATCCCCGACAGCTACAACTCCTACGACTACATCCCCGACGACTACATCTCCAATGCCGTCGCCCATCTCACCCCAGGACGAGTTAGAACAACTGCGCGAAGAGAAACGGATGGAGGCGTTGTTAGAAGAAGAGTTAAAGAACAATGCTGGCGTTCGTGATATGGTGCAGGACGAGGTCGATCGCGCCTACAGTGCCAATACCATTCTGCTCAATATCTTATTAACGGTCTTAACACTCACACCGATTGTGATTGCGATCGCCTCCTTCTGGTTGCGTCAGGGCATCGTTCAAGAAGCGGTTGCTGAGACGCGAAAAGTATTACGAGAAGAAGTTGAAAAACAATTATCAGAAGAAGCTCATAACAGTGTTGTAGAGCAAATTGTGTCAGAAACAATCAAGCGACTCCAACAAGAAGAACAACAGGCGAGACAAGCCGTTGAGGAAGTCAAACAACAACTCAATGAGTTACAAGTAGAGTTTTCAAAACAACTCTCAATCTTGCAATTACAGACAGCAGAAGCCTTAAATGCACAACCCCTTAAAGCGCAACTCTTGCAAGAAATTGATGAATTAACACCATCTCCAGCACACGTCGATTCTGTACCAACAGATATTCAGCAACGTATTCAAGAACTGACTGAAGAACTGGTTAAGTTACAGTCAACAACACCTAAGTTACTTCTGACTGCCAGCGATTATGTGAAGCAAGGGGAAGCGTTTTATTTTGAAGGACGCTATCAAGATGCATTGGAATCCTATCGTGAAGCGATTCGCCTCAAGTCAGATGATCCTGAAATTTGGATCAATCAAGCCATTAGCCTGCGACGGTTAGGGCAGTATGAGCAAGCGATCGCCTCACATGACAAAGCAATTGAGTTAAGACCTGACTATCGGAGAGCCTGGTATACCAAGGGTTACACCCTTAGAGTGTATGGGCGATATGAGGACGCGATCGCCTGTTTTGATCGAGCGATTGAACTTGACCCGCAAGCCTATCGCAGTTGGGATAACCGGGGCAGCATTTTGAAGGAACTGGGTCGCTATGAAGAGGCGATCGCTTCCTACGACAAAGCCATTGAAATTCAACCCGATTACGCCAAAGCCTGGAACCACAAAGCTCGCTGCTATGCCCAATGGGGCAAGATTGACCTGGCACTGGAGAGTTTAAGTAAATCGATTGACCTCAACCCTGAGTATCGGCAGTTAGCCCTGACCGAAGCAGACTTCAACTCAATTCGACAGCATCCTCAATTTGAGGCATTGATTCACCCATCTGCCGTGGAGGTCTGA
- the bchB gene encoding ferredoxin:protochlorophyllide reductase (ATP-dependent) subunit B: MKLAYWMYAGPAHIGTLRIASSFKNVHAIMHAPLGDDYFNVMRSMLERERDFTPVTTSVVDRHVLARGSQEKVVDNITRKDQEESPDLIVLTPTCTSSILQEDLQNFVQRAQLESKGDVMLADVNHYRANELQAADRTLHQIVQFYIEKARKKGELPVGKTEKPSVNIIGTTTMGFHNQHDCRELRKLMADLGIEINAVIPDGATVHELKKLPQAWFNLVPYREIGLLAANYLKEEFGIPCIDITPMGVVETARCLRAIQKVLNEQGANVNYEDYINEQTLFVSQAAWFSRSIDCQNLTGKKAVVFGDNTHAAAITKVLAREMGIHVVWAGTYCKYDADWFREQVKDYCDEVIISDDNGAIGDAIARAEPAAIFGTQMERHVGKRLDIPCGVIAAPIHIQNFPIGYKPFVGYEGSNQIVDLIYNSFTLGMEDHLLEIFGGHDTKEVVTKTISADSDLSWTREAQTELNKVPGFVRSKVKRNTEKFARDRNLSEITIEVMYAAKEAVGA; encoded by the coding sequence ATGAAATTGGCTTACTGGATGTATGCAGGACCCGCCCACATCGGCACCCTCCGCATTGCCAGTTCCTTTAAAAACGTCCACGCCATCATGCATGCACCACTGGGCGATGACTACTTCAACGTCATGCGCTCCATGCTAGAGCGTGAGCGTGACTTTACCCCTGTCACCACCAGCGTTGTCGATCGCCATGTGTTAGCGCGGGGTTCGCAAGAAAAGGTCGTAGATAACATCACTCGTAAGGATCAGGAAGAATCTCCTGATCTAATTGTGTTGACTCCCACCTGTACCTCCAGCATTTTGCAGGAGGATTTGCAGAACTTTGTTCAACGTGCCCAGCTTGAGTCTAAGGGCGATGTGATGTTGGCAGATGTCAACCACTATCGAGCTAATGAGCTACAAGCTGCCGATCGCACCTTGCATCAAATCGTGCAATTTTACATTGAGAAAGCCCGCAAAAAAGGGGAACTGCCAGTTGGCAAAACCGAAAAGCCATCGGTCAACATCATTGGTACGACCACGATGGGGTTTCATAATCAGCATGATTGTCGCGAATTGCGGAAGCTCATGGCGGATCTGGGAATTGAGATTAACGCCGTGATCCCGGATGGGGCAACGGTTCACGAGTTGAAGAAGCTGCCACAAGCATGGTTTAACCTGGTGCCTTATCGAGAAATTGGGCTGTTGGCAGCCAATTATCTCAAAGAAGAATTTGGCATTCCCTGTATCGACATTACGCCGATGGGAGTCGTTGAAACCGCCCGATGTCTGCGAGCGATTCAAAAGGTGTTGAATGAGCAGGGAGCTAATGTCAATTACGAGGATTACATCAACGAGCAAACCTTGTTTGTCTCGCAAGCCGCCTGGTTCTCTCGCTCCATCGACTGCCAAAACCTGACGGGGAAAAAAGCCGTTGTGTTTGGGGATAACACCCATGCGGCGGCAATTACTAAAGTCCTGGCACGGGAGATGGGCATCCATGTGGTCTGGGCAGGCACTTACTGCAAGTACGATGCCGATTGGTTCCGGGAGCAGGTCAAAGACTATTGCGACGAAGTTATCATCAGTGACGACAATGGCGCAATTGGGGATGCGATCGCCCGTGCAGAACCTGCGGCCATCTTTGGCACCCAGATGGAACGCCATGTAGGCAAGCGGTTGGATATTCCCTGCGGTGTGATTGCGGCTCCCATCCACATTCAGAACTTCCCCATCGGTTACAAACCGTTTGTGGGCTATGAAGGGAGCAACCAGATCGTCGATTTGATCTACAACTCCTTTACGTTAGGAATGGAAGATCATCTGCTAGAGATCTTTGGCGGCCATGACACTAAAGAAGTCGTGACAAAAACGATCTCAGCCGATTCAGATCTCAGTTGGACTCGTGAAGCACAGACGGAACTTAACAAAGTGCCCGGATTTGTGCGGAGTAAGGTGAAACGCAACACCGAGAAATTTGCTCGCGATCGCAACTTGAGCGAAATCACGATTGAAGTGATGTATGCCGCGAAAGAAGCCGTCGGTGCTTAG
- a CDS encoding DUF2834 domain-containing protein, with the protein MARKIGFWAVWVGFIGYVLLLAPPFQPDIARLQNFLAGNWADINPWVIAIFSMIGMWIMIYCGVIFADGRGQRIPAWAFVLASIGSGVIGLIPYLALREPNPTFEGRKDKWLRFWDSRWTGLAIAFSTLFFLAFGLLFGNWADFVSEFQTSRFIHAMTLAFCLFGLLFPALLGDDMARRGLKESWVFWAVALVPLLGPLAYFCARPQLPATVYTEVPSAP; encoded by the coding sequence ATGGCTAGAAAAATCGGGTTTTGGGCAGTGTGGGTAGGTTTTATTGGGTATGTGTTACTTTTGGCTCCGCCCTTTCAGCCCGATATCGCGAGACTACAAAACTTCCTGGCGGGCAATTGGGCAGACATTAATCCCTGGGTGATCGCCATCTTTTCCATGATTGGCATGTGGATCATGATCTACTGCGGCGTTATTTTTGCGGACGGCAGAGGGCAACGCATTCCAGCCTGGGCGTTTGTATTAGCATCAATTGGCTCTGGGGTGATTGGGCTGATTCCCTATCTGGCGTTGCGGGAACCGAACCCCACCTTTGAGGGGCGAAAAGATAAGTGGCTGAGATTTTGGGATTCCCGGTGGACGGGATTGGCGATCGCCTTTAGTACCCTGTTTTTCCTGGCGTTCGGGCTGCTATTTGGCAACTGGGCAGATTTTGTCAGCGAATTTCAGACCAGTCGCTTTATCCATGCGATGACGCTGGCGTTTTGCCTGTTTGGGCTACTATTTCCGGCGTTGTTGGGCGATGATATGGCACGACGAGGGCTAAAGGAATCTTGGGTCTTCTGGGCAGTGGCGTTAGTGCCGCTTTTGGGGCCCTTGGCTTATTTTTGTGCTCGTCCCCAACTACCAGCTACAGTGTACACAGAAGTTCCCTCAGCCCCCTAA
- a CDS encoding DinB family protein, whose translation MDMCDRNPYILMAEYSQWMNQKLYAICAEIPDEQRKADLGAFFKSIHGTLNHILFGDRIWMGRFINQPFAAKIGQELYSDFEELHQERIKTDLHILEWSTTLTDEWLNQPFTYTTATNNTTRTLPAWVLVTHMFNHQTHHRGQLTTLLSQLGYDPGVTDIPWTPSLSNN comes from the coding sequence ATGGATATGTGCGATCGCAACCCATACATATTGATGGCAGAGTATAGCCAGTGGATGAATCAGAAACTCTACGCCATCTGTGCTGAGATTCCCGATGAACAGCGCAAAGCAGATTTAGGAGCGTTTTTTAAGTCGATTCATGGCACGTTAAATCATATTTTGTTTGGCGATCGCATCTGGATGGGACGCTTTATCAATCAGCCTTTCGCAGCCAAGATTGGACAGGAACTCTACAGCGATTTTGAGGAGTTACATCAAGAGCGAATTAAGACCGATTTGCACATTCTAGAATGGTCAACAACGCTAACAGATGAGTGGCTCAATCAACCGTTTACTTACACCACAGCTACCAACAACACCACACGAACATTACCAGCCTGGGTGTTAGTCACGCACATGTTTAATCACCAGACGCATCATCGCGGACAATTGACTACGTTACTCAGTCAGTTGGGATACGATCCGGGCGTGACCGATATTCCCTGGACACCCAGTCTGAGCAACAATTGA
- the rph gene encoding ribonuclease PH, whose translation MAWIRPDGRAPNQLRPVRFERQFTRFAAGSVLTHCGDTKVLCTVTIQPGVPRFLEGSGKGWLTAEYRMLPSATVQRQAREFLKLSGRTQEIQRLIGRSLRSALDMEALGERTLTVDADVLQADAGTRTTSITGGFIALCDAIETLVQSGDLERSPICHQVAAISVGLIEGEPYLDLNYPEDVAADIDFNIVLNEKLDVIELQGTAEEGSFTRHQLNQILDTAEIGIKDLLELQRQTLQASQALSLS comes from the coding sequence ATGGCTTGGATACGTCCCGATGGTCGGGCACCTAATCAACTCCGTCCTGTACGCTTTGAGCGGCAGTTCACCCGGTTTGCTGCCGGGTCTGTGTTGACCCACTGTGGGGACACTAAAGTTTTGTGTACAGTGACGATTCAACCCGGAGTTCCCCGATTTCTAGAAGGGTCAGGCAAAGGTTGGTTAACCGCCGAATATCGTATGTTGCCCTCCGCCACGGTGCAGCGTCAAGCCAGGGAGTTTCTCAAGCTATCGGGACGGACACAGGAGATTCAACGGTTGATTGGGCGATCGCTCCGATCAGCCCTGGATATGGAGGCATTGGGAGAACGGACGCTAACGGTGGATGCCGATGTGTTGCAAGCCGACGCAGGCACCCGTACCACCTCCATTACCGGGGGATTCATTGCCCTCTGTGACGCGATCGAAACGTTGGTGCAGAGCGGGGATTTGGAGCGATCGCCCATCTGTCATCAGGTCGCCGCGATTTCCGTTGGGCTGATTGAGGGCGAACCCTACCTCGACCTCAACTACCCCGAAGATGTCGCTGCCGACATTGATTTCAATATCGTGCTCAACGAAAAGTTGGATGTGATTGAGTTACAAGGCACCGCTGAAGAAGGCAGTTTTACCCGACATCAACTGAATCAAATTCTCGATACCGCAGAAATTGGAATTAAAGATCTGTTGGAGTTGCAACGTCAGACCTTGCAAGCCTCTCAAGCCCTATCCCTCTCGTAG
- a CDS encoding P-loop NTPase family protein codes for MVSQLEAPVLDSNRPPYIVEGLVQVFTCQHRSFFANVIAQALRIAGQGTPVLVVQFLKGGIAQGCDRPVTLGQHLDWLRCNLPRSVNTPDLEDGEATSLLELWEHTKRVVAEGKYTLVVLDELSLAINFGLIPEGEVLTFLRDRPSQVDVILTGPDMPQGILDVADQITELRRSYRP; via the coding sequence ATGGTTTCGCAGTTAGAAGCCCCTGTTCTTGATTCAAATCGCCCACCATACATCGTTGAAGGGTTGGTTCAGGTTTTTACCTGTCAGCATCGTAGCTTTTTCGCCAATGTGATTGCCCAGGCTTTGAGAATTGCTGGACAGGGCACACCAGTCCTGGTGGTGCAGTTTCTCAAAGGTGGAATCGCCCAGGGATGCGATCGCCCCGTTACGTTGGGTCAACATCTCGACTGGTTGCGGTGTAACCTGCCTCGCTCGGTCAATACTCCCGACCTGGAAGATGGTGAAGCAACCTCATTGCTAGAGCTTTGGGAGCACACTAAAAGGGTGGTAGCTGAAGGGAAATATACCTTAGTCGTGTTAGATGAACTCAGTCTGGCGATCAACTTTGGCTTGATCCCAGAGGGTGAAGTGCTGACGTTCTTGCGCGATCGCCCCAGTCAGGTCGATGTCATCCTTACGGGACCCGATATGCCCCAGGGCATTTTAGACGTGGCTGATCAAATCACTGAGCTACGTCGTAGCTACCGTCCCTGA
- a CDS encoding tellurite resistance TerB family protein → MGLFDSFRQAGIQKSRVTLGPAEAFVALMLIVVSSDGYLAEDEMRLLNATFNRMKLFRSYSSDVMLRMIDSLCNTLRRDGAKVLFAAAIETLPHDLYDTAFAIATDLILADGEVTQEEEDLLGSLCRALDLPNDLVNQVIRVMIIKNKG, encoded by the coding sequence ATGGGATTATTTGACTCTTTTCGTCAAGCTGGTATTCAAAAGAGCCGAGTCACTCTTGGTCCGGCTGAAGCTTTTGTAGCACTGATGCTTATTGTTGTGTCCTCTGATGGGTATTTAGCAGAGGATGAAATGCGCCTTCTAAATGCAACTTTCAACCGCATGAAGCTCTTTCGTAGCTATTCCAGTGATGTCATGTTGCGAATGATAGATAGCTTGTGTAATACATTGCGACGAGATGGAGCCAAAGTTCTATTTGCTGCTGCAATCGAAACGTTACCTCACGATCTTTACGATACTGCTTTTGCGATCGCAACTGATTTAATATTGGCAGATGGTGAAGTAACCCAAGAGGAAGAAGATCTTTTGGGCAGCTTGTGTCGAGCTTTAGACTTGCCAAACGATTTGGTAAATCAAGTTATTCGCGTAATGATAATCAAAAATAAGGGTTAA
- a CDS encoding Uma2 family endonuclease: protein MTQLLQKSTDQRIVIQGTWEKFKLIQQGFEETPGAKLSYYQETIEILMPGEDHEFFSHVIGYLLTTFFLKTGIPFKPTGAKTQEQERQASVQADQSYCIGESKPIPDLSIEVIFSSGGNKLARYQALGVPEVWLWEDGTLSLFHWRNQGYEAIARSELPGLEHLDIDLLKRCILMAEPDFAAAVQAFQQEI, encoded by the coding sequence ATGACACAACTGCTGCAAAAATCGACGGACCAGCGCATTGTCATCCAGGGAACTTGGGAGAAATTTAAGCTGATTCAGCAAGGCTTTGAAGAAACTCCAGGTGCCAAACTGTCTTACTACCAAGAAACAATCGAAATTCTCATGCCAGGAGAAGATCACGAATTCTTTTCTCATGTCATTGGCTATCTACTGACGACTTTTTTCTTAAAAACTGGGATTCCTTTCAAGCCAACAGGAGCAAAGACTCAAGAACAGGAAAGACAAGCGTCAGTCCAAGCAGATCAGTCTTATTGCATTGGCGAATCTAAACCCATTCCTGACCTATCAATTGAGGTCATTTTTAGCAGCGGTGGCAATAAACTGGCACGCTATCAGGCTCTAGGGGTTCCTGAAGTTTGGCTGTGGGAGGATGGCACTCTGAGCCTGTTTCATTGGCGTAACCAGGGTTATGAAGCGATCGCTCGCAGTGAGCTACCCGGATTAGAGCACCTCGATATCGATTTACTCAAACGCTGCATCTTGATGGCTGAGCCAGATTTTGCAGCAGCGGTTCAAGCGTTTCAGCAGGAAATTTGA
- a CDS encoding PA14 domain-containing protein has protein sequence MSPSILWQQTVDPRGLAGTSEVAEFSPDARYIAAGAGDGKLRFYTSSGRELWVAQYSSPTGGKTGEIESLAFSPDGQYIAAGGNSSGVKIYRATDGQLVRSLSGSDVDGMAWSPNGQLLAFANGTSVNVYNTSNWSRRYTYSSGGSTNSIEFTQDSQYLISAGSSRRVFINRTSDGVQIRSFTAANSGGSVKSVRLSPDGTMVATANGNDTSFSVFRLNGTLVTRVDVPDSIGIVEAVAWSPDGKWLVVGGGGSDGTQSNSTLRTYRTSDWRLVQTVQGHAQGIEYIDFAPDGTILTSSEDGSIIRWTSPTGDSATPLPSPTPTPAPAPAPAPTPTPPTPINGTGNGLYGEYFNNMDFTNAAVKRTDATVNFNWGTSSPDSSVGSDTFSVRWTGQIQPRFSEEYTFYASTDDGVRLWVNGQQVINNWVNQAVKTTSGKIQLTAGQRYDIRLEYFENTGNAVSKLEWSSASQPREVIPQSQLYSGAASVQALNLGSPTPSPTPTGTPQTVTVEAENITQLSGFRREAVSVASGGNVISFVSGASNEQGTATVDFTGMQGRYNIVVGYFDETDGVASASVSVEGQTVSSWQFSQSLGSSATSSGNLTSHTIANVALAPGDTIQLRGIEHNGEHVRIDKLTFVPV, from the coding sequence ATGAGTCCATCGATTCTTTGGCAACAAACAGTCGATCCACGGGGGCTTGCGGGTACCTCTGAGGTAGCTGAGTTTTCCCCAGATGCCCGTTACATTGCAGCAGGTGCAGGAGATGGTAAGTTACGGTTCTACACTAGCTCTGGACGGGAGTTGTGGGTAGCCCAATACAGTAGCCCAACCGGAGGAAAAACTGGCGAGATTGAATCCCTCGCCTTTTCACCCGATGGACAGTACATCGCAGCGGGTGGTAACTCTAGCGGAGTCAAAATTTATCGGGCAACCGATGGTCAATTAGTGAGAAGCTTGTCAGGTTCTGATGTAGACGGTATGGCCTGGAGTCCCAACGGGCAACTTCTGGCATTTGCCAATGGCACCTCTGTTAATGTCTACAACACCTCCAACTGGTCACGGCGTTACACCTATTCATCGGGAGGCTCAACCAACTCCATTGAGTTCACACAAGACTCCCAATATCTGATTTCTGCCGGAAGCAGTCGTCGTGTTTTCATCAACCGTACCTCCGATGGCGTTCAGATTCGCTCCTTTACTGCCGCAAACAGCGGAGGGTCGGTCAAGTCCGTACGCCTCTCTCCCGACGGCACTATGGTTGCTACTGCCAACGGCAACGATACATCGTTTAGCGTCTTTCGTCTGAATGGCACCCTCGTTACCCGGGTTGATGTGCCTGACAGCATTGGTATTGTCGAAGCAGTTGCCTGGAGTCCCGATGGCAAATGGTTAGTCGTTGGTGGCGGTGGAAGTGATGGCACACAATCCAACAGCACATTGAGAACTTATCGCACCTCCGATTGGCGGTTAGTTCAAACTGTGCAGGGACACGCTCAAGGCATTGAATACATCGACTTTGCGCCCGATGGCACGATTTTGACTAGCAGTGAGGATGGTTCAATCATCCGTTGGACATCCCCCACTGGCGATTCAGCAACTCCGCTTCCAAGCCCAACGCCGACCCCTGCTCCGGCACCTGCTCCTGCGCCAACACCGACCCCCCCAACCCCTATCAATGGCACCGGCAATGGCTTGTATGGTGAGTATTTCAACAATATGGACTTCACCAATGCAGCCGTTAAGCGCACGGATGCCACGGTTAATTTCAATTGGGGGACGAGTTCTCCAGATTCCAGCGTCGGATCTGACACCTTTTCAGTCCGTTGGACAGGGCAAATTCAACCTCGCTTCAGTGAGGAATACACTTTTTATGCCTCGACGGATGATGGAGTGCGCTTGTGGGTTAACGGTCAACAGGTGATCAATAACTGGGTCAATCAAGCTGTCAAGACTACCAGCGGCAAAATTCAGCTAACCGCAGGGCAACGGTATGACATTCGCCTGGAGTATTTTGAGAACACAGGTAACGCGGTCTCTAAACTGGAATGGTCGAGTGCCAGTCAACCCCGTGAAGTGATTCCCCAGTCGCAGCTTTATAGCGGTGCCGCATCTGTTCAGGCATTAAATCTGGGTTCCCCGACCCCTTCTCCAACTCCAACGGGAACTCCCCAAACTGTGACCGTTGAAGCCGAAAACATTACCCAACTCAGCGGTTTTCGGAGAGAGGCAGTGTCCGTCGCATCGGGTGGAAATGTGATCAGTTTCGTGAGTGGAGCGAGTAATGAACAGGGCACCGCTACGGTGGACTTTACAGGGATGCAGGGACGCTACAACATTGTGGTTGGTTATTTTGATGAAACAGATGGAGTCGCCTCTGCCTCTGTCAGCGTTGAGGGGCAAACGGTGTCTTCCTGGCAATTCAGCCAGAGTCTGGGTAGCTCAGCAACGTCATCGGGTAATCTCACCAGCCATACGATCGCCAACGTAGCATTAGCTCCCGGTGACACGATCCAACTGAGAGGTATCGAGCATAATGGCGAACATGTCCGCATTGATAAGCTCACCTTTGTTCCGGTGTAG
- the rnc gene encoding ribonuclease III, translated as MSQLPSFRDRTLLQRALTHRSYANEHQSIGEHNERLEFLGDAILNFLSGEFLYRRYPTKPEGELTPLRSALVDERQLAQFARSLNLGSLMQLGKGAEQEGGRQNPNLLSSTFEAVVGAYFLDTADIQAVRAFVEPLFEEVVDTLIGAIAEVNFKSRFQEWALATFGENPKYLIVSQSGPDHAREFVAEVWVKHQKFGEGKGRRKQDAEKRAAADALARIKEEEEKEE; from the coding sequence ATGTCTCAGTTACCTTCCTTTCGCGATCGCACCCTCCTACAACGTGCTCTGACGCATCGCTCCTACGCCAACGAGCATCAGAGTATCGGTGAACACAATGAGCGATTAGAGTTTTTAGGCGATGCTATTTTGAATTTTTTGAGTGGCGAATTTCTCTATAGGCGATATCCCACCAAGCCTGAAGGCGAACTAACCCCACTGCGATCTGCCCTTGTCGATGAAAGACAGTTGGCGCAGTTTGCCAGATCGCTAAACCTGGGTAGCTTGATGCAACTCGGCAAAGGAGCCGAGCAGGAAGGCGGACGGCAAAACCCTAATCTCCTCAGCAGTACCTTTGAAGCTGTCGTCGGTGCCTATTTTTTGGATACAGCTGACATCCAAGCGGTTCGAGCGTTTGTAGAACCATTGTTTGAGGAGGTGGTCGATACTTTAATTGGGGCGATCGCTGAAGTCAACTTCAAAAGCCGCTTTCAAGAGTGGGCGTTAGCAACGTTTGGTGAAAACCCTAAGTATCTGATTGTCAGCCAATCTGGACCCGACCATGCCAGAGAGTTTGTCGCGGAGGTCTGGGTCAAGCATCAAAAATTTGGCGAGGGCAAAGGGCGACGAAAACAAGATGCTGAAAAACGTGCAGCAGCTGATGCGCTGGCAAGAATTAAAGAGGAAGAAGAGAAGGAGGAGTAA